In Zingiber officinale cultivar Zhangliang chromosome 1A, Zo_v1.1, whole genome shotgun sequence, a genomic segment contains:
- the LOC122034122 gene encoding malate dehydrogenase, glyoxysomal-like — MQPSSDDAFRRIARISSHLRPPASQMEEASLLRRANCRSKGGAHGFKVAILGAAGGIGQPLAMLMKMNPLVSVLHLYDVVNSPGVTADISHMNTGAVIRGFLGQSQLENALTGIDLVIIPAGVPRKPGMTRDDLFNINAGIVKTLCEGVSKFCPMAIVNLISNPVNSTVPIAAEVFKKAGTYNPKRLLGVTTLDVVRANTFVAEVLGVDPRDVNVPVIGGHAGITILPLLSQVNPSYSFTQEEISYLTDRIQNGGTEVVEAKAGAGSATLSMAYAAAKFADACLRGLRGDANILECSFVACQVTELPFFASKVRLGRSGVEEVLPLGPLNEFERAGLEKAKKELAISIQKGVSFINK; from the exons ATGGAGGAGGCGTCCTTGCTGAGGCGTGCGAATTGCCGGTCCAAGGGAGGAGCCCATGGATTCAAGGTGGCGATACTGGGAGCTGCTGGAGGTATTGGGCAGCCGCTTGCTATGCTGATGAAAATGAATCCTTTGGTCTCGGTTCTGCACCTTTACGATGTTGTCAATTCTCCCGGTGTCACTGCAGATATCAGCCACATGAACACCGGCGCTGTG ATCCGGGGTTTTCTTGGTCAATCTCAATTAGAGAATGCACTTACAGGAATAGATCTTGTAATAATTCCTGCTGGAGTTCCTAGGAAGCCAGGAATGACTAGGGATGATTTGTTTAATATCAATGCTGGGATTGTCAAGACCCTGTGTGAGGGAGTGTCTAAATTCTGCCCCATGGCTATAGTTAACTTGATAAGCAATCCAGTAAACTCCACTGTTCCTATCGCAGCTGAGGTGTTTAAGAAAGCTGGTACTTACAATCCCAAGCGTCTTTTGGGGGTGACAACACTTGACGTTGTGAGAGCCAATACTTTTGTG GCTGAAGTCTTAGGGGTTGATCCCAGGGATGTTAATGTTCCTGTGATTGGTGGTCATGCTGGAATTACCATATTGCCTCTTTTATCGCAG GTCAATCCTTCATATTCTTTTACACAAGAGGAAATTAGTTATCTGACTGATCGCATACAGAATGGAGGAACAGAAGTTGTTGAG GCAAAAGCTGGCGCAGGCTCTGCTACATTGTCAATG GCATACGCAGCTGCTAAATTTGCCGATGCTTGTTTGAGGGGGTTACGAGGTGATGCGAACATATTGGAATGTTCATTTGTGGCTTGTCAG GTTACAGAACTACCTTTCTTTGCATCAAAGGTTCGATTAGGTCGTAGTGGAGTGGAGGAGGTTCTTCCTCTTGGACCGTTGAATGAATTTGAAAG GGCTGGCTTGGAGAAGGCTAAGAAAGAGTTGGCAATAAGCATTCAGAAGGGAGTCTCATTCATTAACAAGTGA